The Desulfovibrio legallii region CTGGCCGTGCCCCTTTCGCTGGTGGGATCGCTGGGCGTCATGCATCTGGCGGGCTTTTCGCTCAACAACCTGACCCTCATGGCCCTGGTCATCGCCACGGGTTTTGTGGTGGACGACGCCATTGTGGTCATTGAGAATATCGCCCGGTATCTGGAAGAAGGACACAAACCACGGGAGGCCGCCCTCATTGGCGCGGGGCAAATCGGCTTTACCATCATTTCTCTGACCATTTCCCTGGTGGCGGTGCTTATTCCCCTGCTCTTCATGGGCGACGTGGTGGGGCGGCTGTTCCGCGAATTCGCCGTCACCCTGGCCGTCACCATCCTCATTTCGGCAGTCATTTCGCTCACGCTCACCCCCATGCTCTGCGCCGTACTGCTGCGGCCGGAGGCGCAGGCCGCAGGCCAGGGCGGCTTTTTCCCCAAGCTGCTGGCCTGGTACGAGCGACGGCTGGACTGGGTGCTGGCCCATCAAGGCCTGACCCTGGCCGTCACCGTAGGCACGCTGGCGCTCACAGCCCTGCTCTATACGCTCGTGCCCAAGGGCTTTTTCCCCGTGCAGGATACGGGCGTCATCCAGGGTTTGGCCGAGGCTCCGCAGGACACCTCCTTCGCGGCCATGGCCGAGCGGCAGCGCGACCTGGCCCGGAGCATCCTGCAGGACCCGGCCGTGGCCGACGTGGTCTTTTTTGTGGGCGTGGACGGCGTAAACCAAAGCCCGGCTACCTCGCGCCTGAGCATCGCCCTCAAACCCCTGGACGAGCGCGACGCCCGCGCGCCGGCCATTGCCCGGCGCATTGCAGCCAGGGCCGCGGCCCTGCCCGGCGTGCGCCTGTATCTGCAGCCCGTGCAGGATCTGACCATTGAAGACCGCGTGGCCCGCAGCCAGTACCAGTTCACCATAGAAGCCCTCAGCCGTGCGCAGCTCGAAGCCTGGACGCCGAAACTGACAGCAGCCTTACAGCGGCGGCCGGAACTGGACACCGTCACCAGCGACCACCTGCCCCCCGGGCGCATGGCCTGGGTGGAAATCAACCGTGACGCCGCCGGACGCCTGGGCATCAACATGGATGATGTGGACAACGCCCTTTACGACGCCCTGGGCCAGCGGCTCATTTCCACCATCTTTACCCAGACCAACCAATACAAAGTGGTGCTGGAAACGGAAGAACATTTCCGTCGCACGCCGCAGGATCTGGAGCATATTTACGTTACCGGCGGGGACGGCAAGCCCGTACCCCTCACCAGCATCGCCAAGGTGGAAGAGCGCCCCGTGCAGCTGGCTCTGGCCCGGCAGGGGCAGTTCCCCGTGGCCACCCTTTCCTTCAATGTGGCGCAGGGCTCTTCTCTGGGCGCAGCCGTGCGCGCCGTGCAGGAAGAGGAACGCGAACTCCGCCTGCCCGCGGCCCTGCGCACCCAGTTTCAGGGCGCAGCCAGCGCCTTTCTGTCCTCCACGGACAATCAGCTCTGGCTTATTCTGGCCGCCGTGGTCACGGTCTACATTGTACTGGGCGTGCTGTACGAAAGTTACATCCATCCCCTGACCATCCTCTCCACCCTGCCCTCGGCGGGCATCGGGGCTCTGCTGGCCCTCATGCTGGCGGGCATGGAGCTGGGCGTGGTGGGCATTATCGGCATTATCCTGCTCATCGGCATCGTCAAAAAAAACGCCATTATGA contains the following coding sequences:
- a CDS encoding multidrug efflux RND transporter permease subunit codes for the protein MNFSRIFILRPVATSLLMAALLLSGLLGYRYLPVAALPQIDYPTIQVQTLYPGASPDVMASVVTAPLERQFGAMPGLVQMHSQSTAGASVVTLQFDLTTALDVAEQEVQAAINAADNLLPSDLPTPPVYNKVNPADPPVVTLAVTSDAMPLTRLEDLVDTRMAQKISQLPGVGLVTLSGGQRPAVRVRVNPRALAHAGLTLADVRTAIDKANVNDAKGSFDGPERASTLDANDQLTSATEYGRTIIGYKDGAPLRLEDVATVVEGAENARLAAYVAGEGGNFRPAIVLSVQRQPGANVIGVADGVLRLLPVLQQTLPGHVNVRVVTDRTVTIRATVHDVQLELLLSIGLVIGVIWLFLRNGRATLIPALAVPLSLVGSLGVMHLAGFSLNNLTLMALVIATGFVVDDAIVVIENIARYLEEGHKPREAALIGAGQIGFTIISLTISLVAVLIPLLFMGDVVGRLFREFAVTLAVTILISAVISLTLTPMLCAVLLRPEAQAAGQGGFFPKLLAWYERRLDWVLAHQGLTLAVTVGTLALTALLYTLVPKGFFPVQDTGVIQGLAEAPQDTSFAAMAERQRDLARSILQDPAVADVVFFVGVDGVNQSPATSRLSIALKPLDERDARAPAIARRIAARAAALPGVRLYLQPVQDLTIEDRVARSQYQFTIEALSRAQLEAWTPKLTAALQRRPELDTVTSDHLPPGRMAWVEINRDAAGRLGINMDDVDNALYDALGQRLISTIFTQTNQYKVVLETEEHFRRTPQDLEHIYVTGGDGKPVPLTSIAKVEERPVQLALARQGQFPVATLSFNVAQGSSLGAAVRAVQEEERELRLPAALRTQFQGAASAFLSSTDNQLWLILAAVVTVYIVLGVLYESYIHPLTILSTLPSAGIGALLALMLAGMELGVVGIIGIILLIGIVKKNAIMMIDFALEGERREGKTPLAAIRQACLLRLRPILMTTLAALLGALPLMLGWGMGAELRRPLGVSMVGGLLVSQVLTLFTTPVVYLWFDRLSRRLRGRGAALPRTDATGDADGLEAPEARP